Proteins from a single region of SAR324 cluster bacterium:
- a CDS encoding FecR family protein encodes MASIHELDGLVQMTLQQTGRKLVARSGSFLGEGDILETGKDGRVTILFRNGSKIRLFEETRLSIQKALEANIVNRAFEIEIQLHTGSLRANFLPGQQIASIQTPQAKIKVDGTVFRMEEKPGSGTTISMTEGKLLVNNGVSSMELLPGQRLSEVKYLDELSTKLEDMKTQLFMNLTPEIVDLSKFTTQKMTLTLQLADLKSSKVVRSAGKVYLESDFYNLRLPSRTTLDSSGFVRVPARIRPPRVSDKAFDGQIVVRAFLDSARHNLHGEGSLVVNTQGTQPKRKLLIDASQGTAHSIE; translated from the coding sequence GTGGCATCCATTCATGAGTTGGATGGTTTGGTCCAAATGACCCTCCAGCAAACAGGCAGGAAGTTGGTTGCACGATCCGGAAGTTTTTTGGGGGAAGGAGATATCCTAGAGACAGGCAAAGATGGGAGAGTCACGATTCTTTTTCGCAACGGATCAAAAATTCGCCTTTTTGAAGAGACTAGGCTCAGTATTCAAAAGGCGTTAGAAGCAAACATAGTAAATCGTGCTTTCGAGATAGAAATCCAGCTTCATACGGGGAGTCTTCGAGCGAATTTCTTGCCAGGGCAACAGATCGCTTCGATTCAGACACCCCAGGCAAAAATTAAGGTTGACGGCACTGTATTCAGAATGGAAGAGAAGCCCGGGTCCGGTACTACTATCTCAATGACAGAAGGCAAACTACTCGTAAACAATGGTGTTTCTTCTATGGAGTTGCTTCCCGGTCAAAGACTCAGTGAAGTCAAATACCTCGATGAACTTTCTACCAAACTTGAGGACATGAAAACTCAGCTCTTCATGAACTTGACACCAGAAATTGTGGATTTAAGCAAATTCACTACTCAAAAGATGACGCTAACTCTACAACTGGCTGATCTGAAAAGTAGCAAAGTCGTAAGATCCGCAGGGAAAGTCTACCTTGAAAGTGATTTCTACAATTTGCGGCTTCCCAGCAGGACCACTTTGGATAGTTCTGGTTTTGTAAGGGTACCAGCTCGAATTCGACCTCCTCGTGTTTCAGATAAAGCCTTTGATGGACAGATTGTTGTACGGGCCTTTCTAGACAGTGCCCGACATAACTTGCATGGCGAGGGCAGTTTGGTAGTAAACACCCAAGGCACCCAACCAAAAAGAAAGCTATTGATAGACGCGAGTCAAGGGACTGCGCATTCGATTGAGTGA
- a CDS encoding FAD-binding oxidoreductase: MTEENYYQASACSEIPTTKLEGEYRYDVCVVGGGVTGLSSAIHLAERGFQVCVLEAQKIGHGASGRNGGQFIFGFGTEMPKVRKLVGESEAKKLWDLSLEAIRLTHQLVEKHQIDCDWQWGHVHTAVKTRQVPGLAEFRDELKHHYNYDLEWLEGNSLMDQVASPRYLAGVKDQQSGHLHPLKYTLGLAKAAQEIGVDLFEESPVQNWSGKDEVSLSLPNASVRANYLVLAGNAYLGSLGKKLSQRLMPVGTYMIATEPLGSTRARQLLPENSAVADINFVLDYFRLSADQRLLFGGGVSYSMIPPVNVRSYLRKRMLKVFPSLVDVELEYGWGGLVGITMNRMPNFGRLAPNVFLAHGFSGHGVALTGLAGKLMAEVISGTAERFDVMSQIPHLPFPGGPLFRMPALLLGTTWYRLRDLL; the protein is encoded by the coding sequence ATGACGGAAGAAAATTACTACCAAGCTAGCGCCTGTTCTGAGATTCCAACTACTAAATTGGAAGGTGAGTACAGGTATGATGTCTGTGTTGTCGGAGGAGGAGTGACGGGCCTTTCCTCTGCGATCCATCTTGCCGAGAGAGGTTTTCAAGTTTGCGTACTTGAAGCACAGAAGATTGGTCACGGAGCATCCGGTAGAAATGGTGGTCAATTCATCTTTGGTTTCGGTACAGAGATGCCCAAAGTGCGAAAATTGGTTGGAGAGTCTGAAGCAAAAAAGCTCTGGGATTTGTCACTGGAAGCGATTCGGTTGACCCATCAATTGGTGGAAAAACACCAGATTGATTGCGATTGGCAGTGGGGGCATGTTCACACGGCTGTCAAAACTCGGCAAGTCCCCGGACTTGCCGAGTTTAGAGATGAATTGAAGCACCATTACAACTACGATTTGGAGTGGTTGGAAGGCAATTCTTTGATGGACCAGGTTGCTTCACCAAGATATCTTGCGGGAGTGAAAGACCAGCAAAGTGGCCACCTTCATCCACTGAAATACACTCTGGGTTTGGCGAAGGCCGCCCAGGAAATAGGAGTCGATCTTTTCGAGGAATCACCTGTACAAAATTGGTCTGGAAAAGATGAAGTTTCGCTCTCGTTACCAAACGCTTCTGTAAGAGCCAATTACTTGGTTTTGGCTGGGAATGCTTACCTTGGATCATTGGGTAAGAAACTAAGTCAGCGGTTGATGCCAGTTGGCACCTATATGATAGCAACTGAACCACTCGGATCAACTAGAGCAAGGCAACTGCTACCAGAGAATAGTGCGGTTGCTGATATTAATTTTGTTCTCGACTACTTCAGACTGTCTGCAGATCAGCGATTATTATTTGGTGGGGGAGTTAGCTATTCGATGATCCCTCCTGTGAACGTCAGGAGCTATCTTAGAAAGAGAATGCTGAAAGTCTTCCCTTCCTTAGTTGATGTTGAATTGGAATATGGTTGGGGGGGGCTGGTAGGAATCACAATGAATCGAATGCCAAATTTTGGCAGGTTGGCTCCAAATGTGTTTTTAGCCCATGGATTTTCGGGCCATGGAGTAGCACTAACAGGATTAGCTGGAAAATTAATGGCCGAAGTCATCAGCGGAACTGCCGAGAGATTTGATGTAATGTCACAAATACCGCATCTGCCATTTCCTGGTGGGCCGTTGTTTAGAATGCCCGCACTGCTTCTGGGAACAACTTGGTATCGTCTACGGGATCTTCTCTGA
- a CDS encoding RluA family pseudouridine synthase, with protein sequence MYKENSTKVEKLNHCANSGNRLGNRDLVTADDLGKEDFGNFLEKEVPAEFQGTRLDRWLAEWPELTSRAEAQRLLTQNRVHLDNLPISSRSRKLREGQRVQVWLPSPVASELEPEDAPLEILFEDEHLIVLNKPAGLVVHPAPGNYTGTLVQRLLHHCKDLSGIGGVQRPGIVHRLDKDTSGILVVAKHDQAHQRLARQFRKHSIHRLYSALVWGNLVTLQGTIEAPVGRHPRDRKMMAIVENGRAATTYWMQLAKWDGLTHISCELETGRTHQIRVHFSSQGYPLVGDPVYGQLGKTKHMPDGVILALQSFPRQALHAAELSFEHPISQEIMEFSVAEPKDFQNLLSLLHEKLPPLT encoded by the coding sequence ATGTATAAAGAAAATTCCACGAAGGTGGAAAAGCTCAATCATTGCGCTAATTCTGGGAATCGGTTGGGGAATCGTGATTTGGTTACTGCAGATGACCTAGGGAAAGAAGATTTCGGAAACTTTCTGGAGAAGGAAGTTCCTGCAGAATTTCAAGGAACTCGACTAGATCGCTGGCTCGCCGAGTGGCCAGAACTGACCTCAAGGGCTGAAGCTCAGAGGCTATTGACTCAAAATCGAGTTCATCTAGATAATCTACCGATATCTTCACGTTCACGTAAACTACGTGAAGGCCAAAGAGTGCAAGTTTGGCTTCCCTCTCCTGTGGCATCCGAACTTGAGCCCGAAGATGCCCCTCTGGAGATTCTCTTTGAGGATGAGCACCTGATCGTTCTAAACAAACCAGCTGGCCTGGTTGTTCATCCAGCTCCTGGCAATTATACGGGTACGCTGGTTCAAAGACTTTTACATCACTGTAAAGACCTATCCGGAATAGGGGGAGTCCAGCGGCCTGGAATTGTTCACAGGTTGGATAAGGACACCTCAGGTATTCTGGTAGTTGCCAAACATGATCAAGCCCACCAGAGGCTAGCTCGTCAATTCAGAAAACATTCAATCCACCGTCTTTACAGCGCACTGGTTTGGGGCAATCTTGTTACTCTTCAAGGGACGATTGAAGCTCCAGTCGGGAGGCACCCCCGAGATCGAAAAATGATGGCGATCGTAGAAAATGGTCGGGCTGCTACAACTTATTGGATGCAGTTAGCCAAATGGGATGGTCTGACCCACATCTCTTGTGAATTGGAGACTGGTCGAACCCATCAAATACGGGTGCATTTCAGTTCGCAAGGATATCCTCTAGTTGGTGATCCCGTTTATGGGCAATTAGGAAAGACAAAGCATATGCCTGATGGCGTTATTTTGGCCTTGCAGTCCTTTCCTCGGCAAGCACTTCATGCTGCAGAGTTGAGCTTTGAACATCCAATCTCCCAAGAAATAATGGAATTTTCTGTGGCAGAACCAAAAGATTTTCAAAATCTTTTGAGTTTGCTCCATGAAAAACTGCCACCCTTGACCTGA
- a CDS encoding 5-formyltetrahydrofolate cyclo-ligase, protein MRQCRKAMDLNTIDATSRGIFRHLLNSRLWQEAKVIHTFLPQNAEPNTFFLVQEALKTKRRVQVPKVAGPSHLTHHWLEDIKLLKKNSWGIPEIQDSAAHVADLSEIDLVLVPGLAFSRKGARLGQGRGYYDRFLNQFNEAKTLGVGFDWQLLEHIPEEPHDRRLDGVLTESQIFGPLGE, encoded by the coding sequence ATGCGCCAGTGCCGCAAAGCGATGGATCTAAACACCATTGATGCTACATCAAGAGGAATTTTTAGGCATTTGTTGAATTCTAGGTTGTGGCAAGAAGCCAAAGTGATTCACACCTTTTTGCCTCAGAATGCCGAACCAAATACTTTTTTCTTGGTCCAAGAAGCTCTGAAAACAAAGCGACGGGTGCAAGTACCGAAAGTTGCTGGACCTTCCCATCTCACACATCACTGGTTGGAGGATATCAAATTATTGAAGAAGAACTCTTGGGGAATCCCAGAAATTCAGGATAGTGCTGCCCATGTAGCTGACCTTTCAGAAATCGATCTGGTGCTAGTGCCTGGATTAGCCTTTAGTCGGAAGGGGGCCAGGCTAGGCCAGGGTAGAGGATATTACGACCGGTTTCTGAATCAATTCAATGAGGCGAAAACTCTTGGAGTGGGATTCGATTGGCAACTTTTGGAGCATATTCCTGAAGAGCCGCACGACAGACGACTTGATGGAGTATTAACAGAAAGCCAAATATTTGGGCCCCTTGGTGAATAA
- the nadD gene encoding nicotinate (nicotinamide) nucleotide adenylyltransferase, which translates to MEISDNNSDCYIKLPLRSILVFGGSFNPVHQGHIELIKNLLKIGGEPEILVIPVAQSPFKSREDMIPVETRWQLLEIALPKNPRLHLLNIEVNRSGLSYSYETWQQLCEQYIPENWFWVIGSDTFAEFDRWYQADEFVKKIQLIIVKRKEEKAGDASAFWSPLTRLFPVGQNAMDEKEFWHDGQRIATCLDFDLPAVSSLEIRKGKSGTQWIVPSTRLILQYALDDLRVDQER; encoded by the coding sequence ATGGAAATCTCCGACAATAATTCAGATTGTTACATAAAACTACCGCTACGAAGTATTCTCGTTTTTGGTGGGAGTTTCAATCCAGTACATCAAGGACACATCGAGCTGATCAAAAATTTGCTTAAAATTGGGGGTGAACCAGAGATTTTAGTAATTCCTGTCGCTCAGTCTCCGTTTAAATCAAGAGAAGATATGATTCCAGTAGAAACCAGATGGCAACTGTTGGAGATTGCCCTGCCAAAAAATCCCCGACTACACTTATTAAACATTGAAGTTAATCGCTCAGGACTAAGTTATTCATATGAAACGTGGCAACAACTGTGTGAGCAATACATTCCAGAAAACTGGTTTTGGGTTATCGGCAGTGATACTTTTGCGGAGTTTGATCGATGGTACCAAGCTGATGAATTTGTAAAGAAAATTCAGCTAATAATCGTCAAGCGCAAGGAGGAAAAGGCTGGGGATGCCTCTGCTTTTTGGAGCCCTCTGACTCGTTTGTTTCCAGTAGGGCAAAATGCAATGGATGAAAAGGAATTTTGGCATGATGGGCAACGAATCGCAACTTGTCTGGACTTTGATCTCCCTGCGGTGAGTTCCTTAGAGATTCGCAAAGGTAAATCTGGAACCCAATGGATTGTGCCCAGCACCAGATTAATTCTACAATATGCTTTGGATGACTTAAGAGTTGATCAAGAAAGATGA
- a CDS encoding PilZ domain-containing protein produces the protein MKRLSHIWVLSQKRILLLISPLLWFWLCGQKSASGNFQLTDLQANYDTPAVIPTSFYVGVGFAISAAVGGFFGLRFYRAKMEELEQIRIKREQTDMTLHTLYESLKMSEDEVELVHRLGNKREAEEILSMMRSNKLFEEAVDELIEKGSLDAELMAAIHAMRTKLQFNLTNKDCEVINTKMLLPNMRVECSVTAKGRQLAFISLIKEVSERGVRIDPPMIKRRPANLLQFKVIKCRVRRQGDADYEFALRVEEQKTETPGIVWLGHSSDIRKMAIRESERLELNQDTLFRRVEASEYEPEMRSAHGSANDYKIKGKIIDMSAGGMKLSITQKLEDPLKNGEILLFHLSGASLLENMAATVLATIPSGKQLNVHLQFRDSNALMRIKLFQFLHRYKQQQVAA, from the coding sequence ATGAAACGACTCTCCCACATCTGGGTCCTCAGCCAAAAAAGAATACTTTTACTGATCTCACCATTGTTATGGTTCTGGCTGTGTGGTCAAAAGTCAGCATCCGGAAATTTCCAACTAACAGACTTGCAAGCGAACTATGACACACCTGCGGTCATCCCAACTAGCTTTTATGTCGGGGTTGGCTTTGCGATCTCTGCTGCAGTTGGTGGCTTCTTTGGGCTGCGCTTCTATCGTGCCAAGATGGAGGAACTAGAACAAATTCGGATCAAACGTGAACAGACGGACATGACTCTGCATACTCTCTACGAAAGTCTGAAGATGTCAGAGGATGAAGTAGAGTTGGTCCATCGGCTTGGGAATAAACGTGAGGCAGAAGAGATCCTCTCGATGATGCGCAGCAACAAACTTTTTGAGGAAGCTGTGGATGAACTGATCGAGAAGGGAAGCTTAGATGCAGAATTAATGGCTGCAATTCACGCTATGCGGACCAAGTTGCAATTCAATCTCACCAATAAAGATTGTGAAGTCATCAATACGAAGATGCTACTTCCCAACATGCGGGTGGAATGCTCAGTAACAGCTAAGGGCAGACAATTAGCTTTCATTTCCTTAATCAAAGAAGTTAGTGAACGTGGTGTTCGTATTGACCCTCCCATGATCAAGCGGCGGCCCGCAAATCTTTTGCAGTTTAAGGTCATCAAATGTCGTGTCCGGCGCCAGGGGGACGCTGATTATGAGTTCGCATTGAGAGTTGAAGAACAAAAAACAGAGACTCCGGGAATTGTCTGGTTGGGTCATAGTAGCGACATTCGGAAAATGGCGATACGTGAATCTGAGCGACTCGAACTCAATCAAGACACTCTTTTCAGAAGAGTGGAAGCTAGCGAATACGAACCAGAGATGCGCTCTGCACATGGATCTGCCAATGATTATAAGATCAAAGGCAAGATTATTGACATGAGCGCGGGAGGTATGAAACTATCGATTACACAGAAACTTGAAGATCCCTTGAAAAATGGAGAGATTCTTCTATTTCACCTCTCAGGCGCAAGCTTACTGGAAAATATGGCGGCAACTGTTCTGGCCACAATTCCAAGCGGTAAACAATTAAATGTCCACCTGCAATTTCGCGACAGCAACGCCCTGATGCGGATCAAACTTTTTCAATTCCTACATCGTTACAAGCAACAACAGGTGGCTGCCTAG
- a CDS encoding alpha/beta hydrolase, translating into MTDQPRRKLEFLHANGFPGSSYRQLFQNFEDFDVHFVESLGQFEKGLPQDWESIADQVLTQMNSHQPSVGVGHSLGAVILLYAAEQRPEAFTNIILLDPPLFAFSKRASLWLLKKFGKMDWVTPARTALRRREAFSSHQEAFDQLRKRSFFHKFSDQVLIDYVSNGFIEQADCVRLRIPKELEYHLFQTIPLHFSKSWKGLKGHLVFASDKGVLQQSERKELRRTLPGFQQTAFIGGHMFPLEQPEQTAEVIRTLVNSRD; encoded by the coding sequence ATGACAGATCAGCCACGTCGAAAGCTTGAGTTCCTACACGCTAATGGATTTCCTGGAAGTTCTTATCGGCAATTATTTCAAAATTTTGAGGATTTTGACGTCCATTTTGTTGAATCTTTAGGGCAGTTTGAGAAAGGGTTGCCCCAAGATTGGGAATCAATTGCTGACCAAGTCCTTACGCAAATGAATTCTCATCAACCAAGTGTGGGTGTAGGACATTCATTGGGAGCCGTAATTCTACTTTACGCTGCTGAACAAAGGCCCGAAGCATTTACAAACATAATTTTACTAGATCCACCCCTCTTTGCATTTAGCAAGCGTGCTTCTTTGTGGTTATTGAAGAAATTCGGGAAAATGGATTGGGTTACACCAGCTCGTACTGCTCTTAGACGCCGCGAAGCTTTTTCTTCTCATCAAGAAGCTTTTGATCAATTGCGAAAACGCAGTTTTTTTCACAAGTTTTCAGATCAGGTATTGATTGACTATGTTTCAAATGGCTTCATTGAGCAAGCAGACTGTGTAAGGCTACGTATTCCCAAAGAGTTGGAATATCATCTTTTCCAAACTATCCCATTACACTTTTCAAAGTCCTGGAAAGGGCTAAAAGGCCATTTGGTATTCGCGAGTGATAAAGGTGTACTTCAACAATCCGAACGCAAGGAACTTCGTAGGACTCTACCTGGTTTTCAGCAAACGGCTTTTATTGGAGGACACATGTTTCCTCTGGAACAGCCAGAACAGACCGCTGAGGTTATTAGGACATTAGTCAATTCGAGGGATTGA